The Acropora muricata isolate sample 2 unplaced genomic scaffold, ASM3666990v1 scaffold_703, whole genome shotgun sequence genome has a segment encoding these proteins:
- the LOC136906192 gene encoding cilia- and flagella-associated protein 68-like, protein MSYASQNVMPFVSELRATGHGELWDHTDEKKFQQFGWRCTNTESSYNTSTLIGNWNEQRFDINRISKPKPIPSQYNQYFETTYGSGYNTVDTSKVPEALKHLEAREPIAFPAHQPELDPLRLKKQCNTFLTTSRAAFGDPNKEK, encoded by the exons ATGAGTTACGCTTCTCAGAATGTTATGCCTTTTGTGAGTGAGCTCAGAGCAACAGGACACGGTGAGTTGTGGGATCACACCGATGAAAAGAAATTTCAGCAGTTCGGCTGGCGATGCACCAACACCGAGAGTTCCTACAACACGAGTACTCTGATAGGAAACTGGAATGAACAACGGTTTGACATCAACAGGATATCCAAACCAAAACCTATTCCTTCACAG TACAATCAGTACTTTGAGACAACGTATGGCTCAGGATACAACACTGTAGACACAAGCAAAGTACCGGAGGCATTGAAGCATCTTGAAG CACGAGAACCGATAGCTTTTCCAGCCCATCAACCAGAACTTGACCCACTTAGGCTCAAGAAACAATGCAACACTTTCTTGACAACTTCCAGAGCAGCCTTTGGGGatccaaacaaagaaaaatga